In the genome of Natronorubrum daqingense, the window CCATGTCAATGGGTGCCTATGACGAAGATGAACACGAGCGGCGCGAGCAGCAGGCGTCGAAGGTCGACGCCGATTTCGACGACGAGCGGACGATCTATCACGGAACGGTCGAGTACGACTCCGGTGAGTCTGCGGAGGATCTCCTCGATCAGTTCGAGCAGATAAAATCCGACTGAGGCAACGACGCGCCGTTTTACCGACGCACTGTCCGACTCCCCGCTTCCCTCGTGAGCGGATACGCCGGCGTTCCCTGAACGTCGGCCGGACTCCTCGAGTGATCTCGAGGGCGTCCCAGCCTGGCGTTTCGGGAGCACCGCGAGCGTCTGCTCTTTCGCTTCGTGTCGCCGTCGAGTGGGTGTGCACATCGTCGACCACCCCCGAATGCGAGTCCACCCTCCCGGGAGAACGACTTTCAGCGTCGAGAACCCATTCTCGAGTATGGCACGGGACTCCTGTGACGGCTGCGGACGGACGGTTTCTGTCGCCGGCGGCATCGCCAACGTCTGGACGTTCGGCGACGGCGCGGAGGGCACCGCGATCACGCTCGAACTCGCGGACGGGACGGAGCACCTGCTGTGTTATCCCTGTCTCGAGGAGCTTCCCGACGAGCCGACCGCCGACGACGTCGCCCGGCTCGAACAGGTCGATGCGGAGACGTCGCAATTAGTGATCGACTGAGCCGTCTCTTCTGGGCTGTCGGTCGCAAAAAATTCGCGGTGGGTCGGCGTTCGATGACTGGATAACCGGCCGCGATGGGACGTATCGGTCGTCCCCACTGTCGCCCGTATCCGTCGGTTAACGAGTGACGGGCGTCCGTGTGCCGGTTCGCCGTGATGGTACGTGAGTCGAGTGCGCCACCGTCGCCGAAGCAGACCGATCGTCGACTGACCGTGTTCGAGTCGCGTGAGCCACAACCACGATCGCTGCGGCAGTCGCTGCCGCAAGCGGAAGGGGTGGGATTTGAACGCCACGTGGCACAATGGCCGCCGCGGGCCGGATGGCACCGCGATGCTCTTTCCGCTGAGCGACCCTTCCGTACTCCCATTCGTTGGCCGGATCCGTCTTTGTAATCGTTCGGTTACGGTCGACCCTCGGGTGGTAGCGCCAGCCTACCCGCGCACACTCGCTCTCACTGTCGCGGTAGGGTGTCCGTTCGCGCCCGAGTCCCCCACTCGATCACGTCTCGAGTCCCCATCTGCGGGCGAGTGTCGGAGAGAGAAACTGCACGACGAGCAACGGTTCGCAGCCTTTAGGGTGTGGCCACTCCGTGCATCGAACGGTGAATCCCGAGCGGATCTTCGAGGCGTTCCCCGCCCCCAGCTATCGCGGTGCCCAGAAGCAGGCCCTGCGGGACATTCGCGACGCCTTCGCGGCCGGCAACGACGTCGTCTTGGTTCGCGCACCGACGGGGAGTGGCAAGTCCCTGCTCGCCCGCGCCGTCGCCGGCTGTGCACGCCGGGTCGACGACGCCGATCCGAGCGATCCGACGGGTGCGTACTACACGACGCCCCAGGTCTCCCAACTCGACGACGTGGCGGCCGACGACTTGCTGGCCGACCTCAACGTCATCCGCGGGAAGTCGAACTACTCCTGTATCCTCCCGGAAGAGCGCAACACCCCCGTCAACCAGGCCCCCTGCGTTCGCGAGCGCGGCTACGACTGTTCGGTCAAACACCGTTGTCCGTACTTCTCCGACCGCGCGATCGCGTCGAATCGCTCCATCGCGGCGATGACGCTCGCGTACTTCATGCAAACCGCCGGTAGCGAGGTCTTTCGCAAACGGGACGTCGTCGTCGTCGACGAAGCCCACGGCCTCGCCGAGTGGGCCGAAATGTACGCGACGATCCAACTCGGTCCGCGAACGGTTCCCTTCTGGGACGACCTGCGCGTCCCCGAGGTCGACTCTCTCGAGCGAGCCGTTCGCTACGCCGAGAACCTCGCCCAGACCTGCGGTCGGCGAAAGGACGACTTACTCGCACAGGACTCCCTCTCGCCCGGCGAAGTTCGCGAACGCGACCGCTTGCAGGAACTCATCGGCGAA includes:
- a CDS encoding DUF7561 family protein, producing MARDSCDGCGRTVSVAGGIANVWTFGDGAEGTAITLELADGTEHLLCYPCLEELPDEPTADDVARLEQVDAETSQLVID
- a CDS encoding DUF5786 family protein, whose protein sequence is MSMGAYDEDEHERREQQASKVDADFDDERTIYHGTVEYDSGESAEDLLDQFEQIKSD